The genomic window CCGCTGTAGGATGCGTCTGATAAACCGTTGCCATGCCGGAGCGGGGCAGCTACTTTGGTCAGGCGCTTCGCAGGGCGATCGTTCGCCCGCCGTATTTTCAATCGCTATAGGTGACATTCATGAAGCCCATCGTTCCGATCCTCCTACTCGTTCTGCTGCATGCCGGCTCCCTGCACGCGCAGCGGGAATCGTTTGGGGAACCGCTCGGCGATGAGACTCCTAACATTCTGCTGTTATTTGCCGACGATCTTGGTTACGAAACACTGGGCTGTTATGGCGGCAAAGATTTTCAGACCCCGCATCTGGACCGTTTGGCCGGCGACGGCATGCGTTTCACTCGCGCCTATACGAGTCCTGTGTGTACGCCGTCGCGGATGAGTCTTTACACGGGCACGTATGCCGCGCGGCACGGTTACTACAACGTCTTGCCGGTGCACTTGGGCACCAAGAAGGCGGTGGATTTTCGGCTGCGGTTTACGACCTTCCCGCAGTTGCTGAGAGCTGCCGGCTATGCCACTTCGGTGACGGGCAAGTGGCAACTGGCGGCTTTGGAGTTTCATCCGCAGCATTGCCGCGATGCCGGATTCGATTCCTGGTGTGTGTGGCAGATCTGGCGCGAGGGAGCGAAGACGACGCGGTATTGGAACCCGTGCCTGAACCACGACGGTCGAATTCGCGACGACATCGGCGAGCGATTCGGGCCGGACGTGTTGGCCGATTACGTGATCGATCAGATGAAGTCCGCCGTCGCGGCCGGGCGTCCGTTTTACATTCACCACAACATGATGTTGCCGCACGTGCCGATCGTCGACACGCCGGCCGAACGCAGCAGCGGCCGCGCGGCCAGTTTGGGCGGTATGATCCACTATATGGATGCGCTATGCGGTCGCTTGATCGCTGCCGTGGATGAGCTGGGCGTTGGCGATCGCACGTACATTATTTTTATGGGCGACAACGGCACCGATTCGCGAGCCACTCGGCACACCCGCGCAGGTGCGGTGTCGGGCGGTAAACGCGACTTGAACGACGCCGGCACACACATCCCACTGATCGTACGGCGTCCCGGCACGGTGGCGGCGGGAACGGTTTGCCAAGACTTGATCGACATGGCCGACTGGTTCCCCACCTTCTGCGATCTGGCGGGCGTCACGGTGCCGGCGGACGTCGAACTGGATGGCGTCTCCTTCGCCAGTCGGCTCAGCGGCGGCGAGGCTTCGCCACGGCAATGGGTGACTGCAGGCATCCGCAACGAACGGAGCGTGTTCGACGGGCAGTGGCGTGTCCGCACCGGCACAGACCGAATCATCGACGCGCGCAAACTGCCGCAAGAGACGGTCTTAGAGCCGGTCCCCGCTGAAGCCGAATCGCCGGTCAAGCAGCTGCGCTCGGTGCTCGCCGAGCAACAACGGCTGGGACGGTAAAGCAGGGCGAGCGAATTCCGGGCCCCCCTCCCCACGCAGCCCCTGCTAGCAACTCTAAGGCGCGGGGACTGTCCCCGCGCGGCCGTCCTGCTAGCGAGACCCCAAATGGGGACATGAACCATTCGCGGGTCCTGCTAGCAATACCAACGCGCGGTGACTGTCCCCGCGCAGCCCGGTCCGTTGAGCCTAATGGGGACATGAACCTTTATTTTCATGAACCTTTATTTTCAAATTGCTAGCACTTCAAACTTGCTGGTTCA from Roseimaritima ulvae includes these protein-coding regions:
- a CDS encoding sulfatase-like hydrolase/transferase, encoding MKPIVPILLLVLLHAGSLHAQRESFGEPLGDETPNILLLFADDLGYETLGCYGGKDFQTPHLDRLAGDGMRFTRAYTSPVCTPSRMSLYTGTYAARHGYYNVLPVHLGTKKAVDFRLRFTTFPQLLRAAGYATSVTGKWQLAALEFHPQHCRDAGFDSWCVWQIWREGAKTTRYWNPCLNHDGRIRDDIGERFGPDVLADYVIDQMKSAVAAGRPFYIHHNMMLPHVPIVDTPAERSSGRAASLGGMIHYMDALCGRLIAAVDELGVGDRTYIIFMGDNGTDSRATRHTRAGAVSGGKRDLNDAGTHIPLIVRRPGTVAAGTVCQDLIDMADWFPTFCDLAGVTVPADVELDGVSFASRLSGGEASPRQWVTAGIRNERSVFDGQWRVRTGTDRIIDARKLPQETVLEPVPAEAESPVKQLRSVLAEQQRLGR